A genome region from Bacillaceae bacterium IKA-2 includes the following:
- a CDS encoding DUF896 domain-containing protein, with translation MLSKEKISRINELSKKSKTTELTLAESKEQQELRQEYIETFRSSFKNQLHSVKIVDEEGTDVTPKKLKASKIRKKTN, from the coding sequence ATGTTATCAAAAGAGAAGATTAGTCGAATTAATGAACTTTCAAAAAAGTCAAAGACTACGGAACTTACGTTAGCTGAATCGAAAGAGCAACAGGAGCTTCGCCAAGAATATATCGAAACGTTTCGTTCTTCATTTAAAAACCAGCTTCATTCGGTGAAGATTGTTGATGAAGAAGGTACTGACGTAACTCCGAAAAAACTAAAAGCAAGTAAAATTAGAAAAAAAACAAATTAG
- a CDS encoding recombinase family protein — MKKAIIYCRVSTNKEAQHSSLIRQREELIELAKKNDYSIYKVIEEKVSGFEIDREGIFELLEDFKEQNATILLIQDETRLGRGNTKMALVHQLLKYNVRIETVNDDGHLKLSETDTMVLSIVSVVEEYQRKLHNLKIKRGMKRAISEGYDPRINLGNKNSGGRSKKEVPISEIVHLKEMNLTFREIAATLRGFGFDVSKATVHRRYQDYQKQQLSKES, encoded by the coding sequence GTGAAGAAAGCGATAATCTATTGTCGAGTAAGTACTAACAAAGAAGCGCAACATTCTTCATTAATAAGGCAACGAGAAGAATTGATTGAGCTAGCCAAAAAAAATGACTACTCGATTTATAAAGTGATTGAAGAGAAAGTGAGTGGATTTGAGATAGATCGTGAAGGGATCTTTGAATTATTAGAAGATTTCAAGGAGCAAAACGCGACGATCTTATTAATACAAGATGAGACACGCTTAGGAAGAGGTAATACAAAAATGGCTCTTGTCCATCAATTACTAAAATATAATGTTCGAATTGAAACCGTTAATGATGACGGCCACTTAAAGCTTTCAGAGACTGATACAATGGTTTTATCAATTGTAAGTGTTGTCGAGGAATACCAAAGGAAGCTACATAATTTAAAAATCAAACGCGGAATGAAAAGGGCGATATCAGAAGGGTATGATCCTCGGATAAATTTGGGTAACAAAAACAGCGGTGGTCGTTCTAAAAAAGAAGTGCCCATTTCAGAGATTGTCCACCTTAAAGAAATGAACTTAACATTCCGTGAGATTGCCGCAACCTTAAGGGGATTTGGTTTTGACGTTTCAAAAGCCACGGTTCATCGACGCTATCAAGATTATCAAAAACAACAACTTAGCAAAGAAAGTTGA
- a CDS encoding LysM peptidoglycan-binding domain-containing protein yields MKKLINISYQDSGYLLLFIILVVVMFMSVQTSAEPKYNSLIEIEVAEGDTLWAIASYYSDDVSIHAYLLDLRNYNDIQNDRIYPGQKLVVPTLEMKKVVNSEESDNLLSSKY; encoded by the coding sequence ATGAAGAAACTTATAAATATTTCATATCAAGATTCAGGTTATCTGTTGTTATTTATAATTTTAGTTGTGGTAATGTTTATGTCTGTCCAAACTTCCGCTGAGCCTAAGTATAATAGTTTAATAGAAATTGAAGTAGCTGAAGGAGATACACTTTGGGCAATTGCTAGCTATTATTCAGATGACGTGTCGATTCATGCTTATTTATTGGATTTGAGAAATTATAACGATATACAGAACGATCGAATTTATCCTGGGCAAAAACTAGTCGTGCCTACACTAGAGATGAAAAAGGTGGTAAATAGTGAAGAAAGCGATAATCTATTGTCGAGTAAGTACTAA
- the lexA gene encoding transcriptional repressor LexA, which translates to MTKVSKRQEEILQYIKDEVRKKGYPPSVREIGEAVGLASSSTVHGHLSRLEKKGYIRRDPTKPRAIEILHVDGQQSSSAHTATSYAPVIGKVTAGQPITAYENIEDYLPLPEKLVGDDKVFVLVIQGDSMIEAGIFDKDMVIVKQQQTANNGEIVVAMTDDDEATVKRFFKEKDFFRLQPENSTMEPIILQNCTILGKVIGVFRTVH; encoded by the coding sequence ATGACGAAAGTATCAAAACGACAAGAAGAGATCCTCCAGTATATAAAAGACGAAGTTCGTAAAAAAGGCTATCCACCATCCGTACGAGAAATTGGCGAGGCTGTGGGATTAGCCTCAAGCTCTACTGTTCATGGTCATTTATCACGTTTAGAAAAGAAAGGCTATATCCGCAGAGATCCAACGAAACCTCGTGCTATTGAAATATTACATGTAGATGGTCAACAGAGCTCATCAGCCCACACCGCAACATCTTACGCTCCTGTGATTGGTAAAGTAACAGCTGGACAGCCAATAACTGCTTACGAAAACATTGAGGATTACCTACCTCTTCCAGAAAAACTTGTCGGAGACGATAAAGTTTTTGTGCTTGTAATCCAAGGAGATAGTATGATCGAAGCTGGTATTTTCGATAAAGATATGGTTATTGTCAAACAACAACAAACGGCTAATAATGGCGAAATTGTTGTTGCGATGACCGATGATGATGAAGCAACAGTTAAACGCTTTTTTAAAGAAAAAGATTTCTTTAGACTGCAACCAGAAAACTCGACAATGGAACCGATTATTCTTCAAAACTGTACGATTCTTGGCAAAGTAATTGGTGTATTCCGAACGGTTCATTAA
- a CDS encoding Na+/H+ antiporter NhaC family protein, translated as MKDAILTFLFIITSLGLAAIFKFPLVVGFAVALSLVILLVLRKGFTVKEITFASLDGIKRIKPVIFILGLITLLIPAWIMSGTVPTMIFYIVNWIEPNWILLFAFFIAALTSFVFGTAIGTLGSLGIIIIGVAITVQVPIALVAGALVSGAFVGDRSSPLSSAFHLAANSVEVDPKKMFRKMIPTTLLMIFFTALFYFFIGFFIEPQGLIGNVVVTNLLQEHFQISIITLLPIVVLFGSILLKVRTIFSLGLGVITAIVIAAFFQNLPVVDILQNLAFGYHHSSSGLEEILRGGGIFTMWQMFIFITLASIMNGILDKTQLFKVFMKKMFEKASSLTSYTARTVVIGTIFAIVGGNQAFPVMLTGRSLKDTWVDAGYQKEDLGRVVCDSALVTSGLVPWNMLAILSAAAIGVPTLDYALYASFLWLGPIMTIAVSFFYRPKYQADFPHKIAI; from the coding sequence TTGAAGGACGCAATTTTAACATTTTTATTTATCATCACAAGCCTTGGACTGGCTGCTATTTTTAAGTTCCCTTTAGTGGTTGGATTTGCAGTCGCTTTATCATTAGTTATCTTACTAGTTTTACGAAAAGGATTTACTGTTAAAGAGATTACTTTTGCAAGTCTTGATGGGATAAAGAGAATTAAGCCCGTTATCTTTATATTAGGGTTAATCACGCTTCTTATCCCGGCATGGATTATGAGTGGTACCGTTCCAACAATGATTTTTTATATAGTTAATTGGATAGAACCGAATTGGATTTTATTATTTGCATTTTTTATTGCAGCTCTAACATCTTTCGTCTTTGGAACAGCGATTGGAACGCTAGGTTCACTTGGAATTATCATTATTGGAGTTGCGATAACGGTACAAGTTCCGATCGCTCTTGTGGCTGGAGCACTTGTTTCTGGTGCTTTCGTTGGCGACCGTTCTTCACCGTTGTCATCGGCATTTCACTTAGCAGCTAATTCTGTTGAAGTAGATCCAAAAAAAATGTTTAGAAAGATGATCCCAACGACACTTTTGATGATCTTTTTTACCGCCTTATTTTATTTCTTTATTGGATTTTTTATTGAACCACAAGGTCTAATTGGGAATGTGGTAGTTACGAATTTATTACAAGAGCATTTTCAAATTTCAATCATTACTTTATTACCAATTGTCGTCTTATTTGGGAGTATTCTTTTAAAAGTTCGGACAATATTCTCATTAGGATTAGGGGTAATAACAGCAATAGTGATAGCTGCATTTTTTCAAAACCTGCCAGTAGTAGATATTTTGCAAAACTTAGCTTTTGGATATCATCATTCAAGCTCCGGACTAGAAGAGATCCTAAGAGGTGGCGGTATTTTTACGATGTGGCAAATGTTCATTTTTATTACTTTAGCGAGTATCATGAACGGTATTCTAGATAAGACCCAATTGTTCAAAGTGTTTATGAAAAAAATGTTTGAAAAAGCATCTTCACTTACAAGCTACACAGCCCGCACAGTAGTAATTGGAACAATCTTTGCGATTGTCGGTGGCAATCAAGCCTTTCCAGTTATGCTGACAGGGCGATCTTTAAAAGACACTTGGGTCGACGCTGGCTATCAAAAAGAAGACCTTGGCAGAGTCGTATGTGATTCGGCACTAGTCACATCAGGATTAGTTCCGTGGAATATGTTGGCGATCTTATCAGCCGCAGCAATCGGTGTGCCTACATTAGATTATGCTCTATATGCCTCATTTTTATGGCTTGGGCCGATCATGACAATTGCAGTAAGTTTCTTTTACCGCCCAAAATATCAAGCAGATTTTCCGCATAAGATAGCAATTTGA
- a CDS encoding HAMP domain-containing sensor histidine kinase, producing MPIYLDTLLLNLLFLIVLLLFIPYLIETELKVFSEKYKYFIMLIATLLAAISCIAFSFEISEGIKMDLRAVPFIVGGLYLGKRASVIIIGGTLAFHYFLGGFGIGFNIAVIIGIITLICLFILHNTFNKTTKKKKIIIGCNLSLFISIIVLFVFAFIFNQSVSLYFATAFSTLYVASTFLLIYFTEQSREISFIKRRILKVEKLEIISQLASSISHEVRNPLTVVKGFLQLLAQNDISENKRKEFINYSLEEINRANDIIGNYLTFAKPNPETTVNIDLKQELQQAINIITPMANMNCVEINTRIDRCYIKGEPQLLQQALLNITKNCIEAMPSGGSLFIETKEMNSEIMIAITDTGKGMTEEQLYRLGEPYYTSKGLEGTGLGMMAAIQIIEMMNGKLVVTSHLNEGTQFKIHFPKNFK from the coding sequence ATGCCTATTTATCTGGATACATTATTATTGAATCTGCTATTTTTGATAGTTTTACTACTATTTATTCCTTATTTAATAGAAACCGAGCTAAAGGTATTCTCTGAAAAATATAAATATTTTATCATGTTAATTGCTACATTATTGGCGGCGATAAGTTGCATAGCTTTTTCTTTTGAAATTAGTGAGGGAATTAAAATGGATTTACGGGCCGTTCCGTTTATTGTAGGTGGATTATATCTGGGTAAACGAGCGAGTGTTATTATAATTGGGGGTACCTTAGCCTTTCATTATTTTTTAGGTGGGTTCGGAATAGGTTTCAATATAGCGGTTATCATTGGTATAATAACTTTAATTTGTTTGTTTATTCTGCATAATACTTTCAATAAGACAACGAAAAAGAAAAAAATTATTATTGGCTGTAATCTTTCACTATTCATAAGTATAATAGTTTTATTTGTTTTTGCTTTTATATTCAATCAATCTGTAAGTCTTTATTTTGCGACTGCTTTTTCGACACTATATGTAGCTAGTACTTTTTTACTGATTTACTTTACAGAACAATCACGAGAAATATCTTTTATTAAGAGAAGAATACTTAAAGTAGAAAAATTAGAAATAATAAGTCAGCTTGCGTCGAGTATCTCCCATGAGGTACGAAATCCGCTAACAGTCGTTAAAGGATTTTTGCAACTGTTAGCTCAAAATGATATTTCAGAAAACAAAAGAAAAGAGTTTATTAACTATTCTCTTGAAGAAATAAATAGAGCAAATGATATCATTGGAAATTATTTAACGTTTGCCAAGCCTAATCCTGAAACCACTGTGAATATAGACCTAAAACAAGAATTGCAACAGGCCATTAATATTATTACCCCAATGGCTAATATGAACTGTGTTGAAATAAATACTAGAATTGATCGATGTTATATAAAAGGAGAACCGCAACTTTTACAACAAGCGCTCTTGAATATTACAAAAAATTGTATAGAGGCAATGCCAAGTGGTGGAAGTCTTTTCATAGAAACAAAAGAAATGAATAGTGAAATAATGATCGCGATTACGGATACCGGAAAAGGGATGACAGAAGAACAACTTTATCGATTAGGTGAGCCTTACTATACTTCGAAGGGTCTAGAAGGAACAGGTTTGGGAATGATGGCAGCTATCCAAATTATTGAAATGATGAACGGAAAGTTAGTTGTAACGAGCCATCTAAACGAAGGAACTCAATTCAAAATACATTTTCCAAAAAATTTCAAATGA
- the glnA gene encoding type I glutamate--ammonia ligase has translation MGVKYTKEDIMAMVKEENVRFIRLQFTDLLGSIKNVEIPVGQLTKALNNLMMFDGSSIEGFVRIEESDMYLYPDINTWVVFPWTSEKGKVARLICDIYDATGAPFDGDPRGVLKRVLSEAKDMGFTSFNIGPEPEFFLFKVDSNGEPTLELNDKGGYFDLAPTDLGENCRRDIVLELEDMGFEIEASHHEVAPGQHEIDFKYADAVTTCDNIQTFKLVVKTIARKHGLHATFMPKPLFGVNGSGMHCNMSLFKGNQNLFEDKSTETGLSETAMQFLAGILKHAEAFTAITNPIVNSYKRLVPGYEAPCYVAWSMRNRSPLIRIPASRGLSTRVEVRSPDPAANPYLAIAVMLAAGLDGIKNKLTPPPATDRNIYVMNKEERIEAGINDLPATLHDALNKLVADEVISKALGEHTLEHFVESKEIEWDMFRTQVHPWEREQYMTNY, from the coding sequence ATGGGAGTAAAGTATACTAAAGAAGATATTATGGCAATGGTTAAGGAAGAGAATGTCAGGTTTATCCGCTTGCAATTTACTGATTTATTAGGAAGTATTAAAAATGTTGAAATTCCAGTAGGCCAACTAACAAAGGCACTAAACAATTTAATGATGTTCGACGGTTCATCGATCGAAGGTTTTGTACGAATTGAAGAGTCTGATATGTATTTATATCCAGATATAAATACTTGGGTAGTATTCCCTTGGACAAGTGAAAAAGGAAAGGTTGCCCGTTTGATTTGTGACATCTATGATGCTACTGGTGCACCTTTTGACGGTGATCCTCGTGGTGTACTAAAGCGAGTATTATCTGAGGCTAAAGACATGGGTTTTACATCATTTAATATTGGCCCGGAGCCTGAATTTTTCTTATTCAAAGTAGATTCAAATGGCGAGCCGACTTTAGAGCTTAACGATAAAGGTGGTTATTTTGACCTAGCACCAACAGACTTAGGAGAAAACTGCCGCCGTGATATCGTTCTAGAACTTGAGGATATGGGCTTTGAAATTGAAGCTTCTCATCACGAGGTTGCGCCAGGACAGCATGAAATTGACTTTAAATACGCTGACGCTGTAACAACTTGTGATAACATCCAAACTTTTAAGCTAGTTGTAAAAACGATCGCTAGGAAACATGGATTACATGCAACCTTTATGCCTAAACCACTATTTGGTGTCAACGGTTCTGGAATGCACTGTAACATGTCTCTATTTAAGGGTAATCAAAATTTATTTGAAGATAAATCAACTGAAACTGGTTTAAGTGAAACGGCAATGCAATTTCTAGCAGGAATTCTTAAGCATGCCGAGGCATTTACAGCTATTACAAATCCGATTGTCAACTCTTATAAGCGTCTAGTACCCGGATACGAAGCACCGTGTTATGTTGCATGGTCAATGCGTAACCGTAGCCCGCTTATTCGAATTCCGGCATCACGTGGCTTGAGTACACGTGTGGAAGTACGTAGTCCAGACCCAGCTGCAAACCCATATTTAGCTATTGCTGTTATGCTTGCTGCAGGATTAGATGGAATTAAGAATAAGCTTACACCACCTCCAGCAACAGACCGTAACATTTATGTCATGAACAAAGAAGAGCGTATTGAAGCAGGAATTAATGACCTTCCAGCAACATTACATGACGCCCTTAATAAATTAGTGGCTGATGAAGTTATTTCAAAAGCACTTGGCGAGCATACTCTAGAACATTTCGTTGAATCAAAAGAGATCGAATGGGATATGTTCCGCACACAAGTTCACCCTTGGGAGCGCGAGCAATACATGACGAACTACTAA
- a CDS encoding MerR family transcriptional regulator, with protein sequence MGDQIRRNIPLVPIGIVKQLTELTPRQIRYYEEHGLIYPARTSGNQRLYSLNDIDRLLEIKQLIERKINISGIKQIFLLNQTKKNNLLEIGPEVDHKVRKELTDSQLRNYLKNDLKMAGRFGKASLIQGQISSFFH encoded by the coding sequence TTGGGAGATCAAATAAGAAGAAACATACCACTGGTTCCGATCGGGATCGTGAAACAGCTTACTGAATTGACTCCAAGACAAATTCGCTATTACGAGGAACATGGTTTAATTTACCCAGCTCGTACAAGTGGCAATCAAAGATTGTATTCCTTAAACGATATAGACCGATTATTAGAAATAAAACAGTTAATAGAACGTAAAATTAATATCTCTGGTATAAAGCAAATTTTCTTATTAAATCAAACAAAAAAAAATAACTTACTTGAAATTGGCCCTGAAGTTGATCACAAGGTACGAAAAGAATTAACTGACAGCCAACTGAGGAACTACTTAAAAAATGATCTGAAGATGGCCGGGAGATTTGGTAAGGCATCATTAATTCAAGGGCAAATATCAAGTTTTTTTCACTAA
- a CDS encoding methionine gamma-lyase family protein, translating to MYEQLQNGEKLKPLVKEVESQIKEIQQQIEVTMEENQFKILKSYREHQVADFHFTPSTGYGYDDVGRDKLEAIYADVFGGEAAIVRPQIISGTHAIATCLFGVLRPGDELLYITGQPYDTLEEVVGIRGNGNGSLKEFGISYDCVQLLNEGDIDFDEVAKRIKPNTKVIGIQRSKGYAERPSFTISKLTEMIRFVKEIKKDVIVFVDNCYGEFVETKEPCHVGADLIAGSLIKNPGGGIVKTGGYIVGKRELVDLASYRLTAPGIGKEVGASLYSLLEMYQGFFLAPHVVGQALKGAIFTASFLEKLQFKTNPKWDAKRTDLIQSVQFDDEQMMIAFCQGIQLAAPINAHVIPYPSEMPGYEDKVIMAAGTFIQGASIELSADGPIRPPYIAYVQGGLTYAHVKIGILIAVDHLIKKGLLKI from the coding sequence ATGTACGAGCAACTTCAAAATGGAGAAAAGTTAAAACCGCTAGTTAAAGAAGTGGAATCACAAATAAAAGAAATTCAGCAACAAATTGAAGTAACGATGGAAGAAAATCAATTTAAAATTCTGAAATCATATCGAGAGCATCAAGTCGCTGATTTTCATTTCACACCATCTACTGGGTATGGATATGATGATGTTGGTAGAGATAAGTTAGAAGCTATTTATGCCGATGTATTTGGTGGTGAAGCAGCGATCGTTCGGCCGCAAATTATTTCAGGAACCCATGCGATTGCGACTTGTTTATTTGGGGTATTACGTCCAGGTGATGAGCTCCTTTATATTACTGGACAGCCCTATGATACGTTAGAAGAGGTTGTTGGAATTAGAGGAAATGGCAATGGGTCTTTAAAGGAGTTTGGAATTAGTTACGATTGCGTCCAGCTTTTGAATGAAGGTGATATTGACTTTGATGAGGTTGCCAAAAGGATCAAACCAAATACGAAAGTTATAGGCATTCAACGGTCAAAAGGCTATGCCGAGCGACCTTCTTTCACGATTAGTAAATTAACAGAAATGATTAGATTTGTAAAAGAAATCAAAAAAGATGTGATCGTTTTTGTAGATAATTGTTATGGGGAGTTTGTTGAAACGAAGGAGCCGTGTCACGTTGGTGCGGATTTAATTGCCGGATCTTTAATTAAAAATCCAGGTGGTGGCATCGTCAAAACAGGTGGCTATATTGTTGGGAAGCGGGAACTAGTTGACTTAGCTTCATATCGATTAACTGCGCCTGGGATTGGTAAAGAAGTCGGGGCATCCTTATATAGTCTTCTAGAAATGTATCAAGGTTTTTTTCTAGCTCCTCATGTCGTTGGACAAGCTTTGAAGGGAGCGATATTTACGGCGTCATTCCTTGAGAAACTGCAATTTAAAACAAATCCAAAGTGGGACGCAAAGCGAACAGACTTAATTCAGTCAGTTCAATTTGATGATGAGCAAATGATGATCGCATTTTGTCAGGGAATTCAGCTAGCGGCTCCAATTAATGCCCATGTCATTCCATATCCTAGCGAGATGCCCGGTTACGAAGATAAAGTAATTATGGCAGCTGGTACTTTTATTCAAGGAGCAAGTATTGAGCTTTCTGCTGATGGACCAATTCGTCCACCTTATATCGCTTATGTTCAGGGTGGGCTTACATATGCACATGTAAAAATAGGCATATTAATTGCTGTAGACCATCTGATTAAAAAAGGTTTACTTAAAATTTAA
- the hflX gene encoding GTPase HflX — translation MDQNSKNTIERVLLVGCRLTSIDEERFIYSMEELAALTKTAGGKVYSTIFQNRHSFDRSTYIGKGKIAELIPLVEELEIDVVIFNDELTSSQVKALTANIPTRVIDRTQLILDIFSKRAKSKEGKLQVELAQLNYLLPRLAGQGHGLSRLGGGIGTRGPGETQLETDRRHIRRRMDEIKEQLKAIVKHRALYRDRRKENRTMQIALVGYTNAGKSTLHNRLTLADSLAEDQLFATLDPLTRRLKLPSGFQVLITDTVGFIQDLPTTLVAAFRSTLEEVCEADFLLNIVDASNEDYFNHEETVTSLLEQLNVKDVPIFTVYNKIDQISSQFVPSEGKKSILISALQENDLKKLLLKLEEEIKGLLQYFEAKIHASDGKLLAKCQSNAIIEEQIWLEEEESYFLKGYIPADSNLFKQLKA, via the coding sequence TTGGATCAAAACAGCAAAAACACAATAGAAAGAGTTTTACTTGTCGGCTGTCGGTTAACTAGCATAGATGAAGAACGCTTTATTTATTCTATGGAAGAGTTAGCGGCACTAACAAAAACTGCAGGAGGAAAGGTTTATAGTACAATTTTTCAAAATCGTCATAGTTTTGATCGGTCCACTTATATTGGTAAAGGAAAAATCGCTGAACTTATTCCGCTTGTCGAAGAATTAGAAATTGACGTTGTTATCTTTAATGATGAACTTACAAGTAGTCAAGTTAAAGCTTTAACAGCAAATATACCTACTAGGGTTATTGATCGCACACAGCTTATTTTGGATATTTTTTCAAAGCGAGCAAAATCCAAAGAAGGAAAATTGCAAGTTGAATTAGCCCAGCTAAATTATTTATTGCCTCGTTTGGCAGGACAAGGACATGGGTTATCAAGACTTGGTGGTGGAATCGGGACTAGAGGTCCTGGGGAAACGCAGCTAGAAACGGATCGACGCCACATTCGACGCAGAATGGATGAAATAAAAGAACAGTTAAAAGCGATTGTTAAGCACCGAGCGTTATACCGAGATCGTCGCAAAGAAAATCGAACGATGCAGATCGCTCTTGTTGGCTATACAAACGCGGGGAAATCAACTCTACATAATCGCCTGACGCTGGCTGATTCATTAGCAGAAGATCAATTGTTTGCGACACTAGATCCCTTAACTAGGAGATTAAAATTACCAAGTGGTTTTCAAGTTTTGATAACGGATACGGTAGGCTTTATTCAGGACCTACCAACAACTTTAGTAGCAGCGTTTCGTTCTACACTTGAAGAAGTTTGTGAAGCAGATTTTCTATTAAATATTGTCGATGCATCTAACGAAGATTATTTCAATCACGAAGAGACAGTGACATCGCTGTTGGAACAATTAAATGTCAAAGATGTTCCGATTTTTACAGTTTATAATAAAATCGATCAGATATCGTCACAATTCGTTCCTTCAGAAGGGAAAAAATCAATTCTTATATCCGCTCTTCAAGAGAACGATTTAAAAAAATTATTATTGAAACTAGAAGAGGAAATAAAAGGACTGCTTCAATATTTCGAAGCGAAAATACATGCTAGTGATGGAAAGCTTCTAGCAAAATGTCAAAGTAATGCAATTATTGAAGAACAAATTTGGCTTGAAGAAGAAGAAAGTTATTTTTTAAAAGGATACATTCCTGCTGACTCAAACTTATTTAAACAATTAAAAGCATAA
- the spoVK gene encoding stage V sporulation protein K, whose protein sequence is MDKPLSLKSRGQINIVLNQKELKNDSNNRNEISDFEREKHYILEKIERELEELVGLKEMKRFIKEIYAWLYINKCRKEEGLKVGNQVLHMIFKGNPGTGKTTVARLLAKLFKEMEVLSKGHFLEVERADLVGEYIGHTAQKTRDLVKKAVGGVLFIDEAYSLARGGEKDFGKEAIDTLVKAMEDQQHDFVLILAGYSREMEYFLSLNPGLPSRFPITMKFPDYSNDELMEIARRMATEREYEISKEAEWKLFEYLQSLKVERSYNFSNGRLIRNIIEKAVRAQAVRLLYRGQYDRKALLLLTKEDFKIERKVSRDR, encoded by the coding sequence TTGGATAAACCCTTGTCACTTAAGTCGCGAGGACAAATAAATATTGTACTAAATCAAAAGGAACTGAAAAACGATTCTAATAATCGCAATGAAATTTCTGATTTTGAACGCGAAAAACACTATATCCTCGAAAAAATAGAAAGAGAGTTAGAGGAACTAGTTGGTTTAAAAGAGATGAAACGGTTTATTAAAGAAATATATGCTTGGTTATACATTAATAAATGTCGAAAAGAAGAGGGTTTAAAGGTAGGCAACCAAGTATTGCATATGATTTTCAAAGGTAACCCTGGGACTGGGAAGACGACAGTGGCAAGACTACTAGCAAAGCTCTTTAAAGAAATGGAAGTTTTATCAAAAGGTCACTTTCTTGAAGTGGAGCGTGCTGATTTAGTAGGTGAATACATTGGTCACACTGCTCAAAAAACCCGTGATTTAGTAAAAAAGGCTGTTGGTGGAGTACTTTTTATTGATGAAGCCTATTCACTTGCTAGGGGAGGCGAAAAAGATTTTGGTAAAGAGGCAATTGATACGTTAGTGAAGGCAATGGAGGACCAACAGCATGACTTTGTCCTCATCCTAGCTGGGTACTCTCGGGAGATGGAATATTTTTTATCATTAAATCCAGGGCTCCCCTCGAGGTTCCCAATTACAATGAAATTTCCTGATTATTCAAATGATGAATTAATGGAGATTGCTAGAAGAATGGCCACTGAACGGGAATATGAAATTTCAAAAGAAGCCGAATGGAAGCTTTTTGAGTACTTACAAAGCCTTAAAGTTGAAAGAAGTTATAACTTTAGTAATGGCAGACTGATTCGCAATATCATTGAAAAAGCAGTCCGTGCCCAGGCAGTAAGATTATTATATCGAGGTCAGTATGATCGCAAAGCATTGCTCCTATTAACAAAAGAAGATTTCAAAATAGAGAGAAAAGTTTCAAGGGATCGTTAA